Proteins found in one Plectropomus leopardus isolate mb chromosome 9, YSFRI_Pleo_2.0, whole genome shotgun sequence genomic segment:
- the hs6st2 gene encoding heparan-sulfate 6-O-sulfotransferase 2 isoform X2 — translation MDEKSSNSSHHRLLIVLLMVLLFGVIMVQYVCPSRSECQMLHQLGSWFKDGGATGSRSGGSDSQDGLQKDPYIAEDGALVRFVPRFNFTRADLNRVVDFNIKGDDVIVFLHIQKTGGTTFGRHLVRNIQLERPCECHAGQKKCTCYRPGKKETWLFSRFSTGWSCGLHADWTELTSCVPTRMDSREAPENLPRNYYYITILRDPVSRYLSEWRHVQRGATWRASLHVCDGRSPTLSELPSCYSGDDWSGCSLQEFMDCPYNLANNRQTRMLADLSLVGCYNVSTMSEEERWAVLLESAKRNLRGMAFFGLTEYQRKTQYLFERTFNLEFIAPFTQLNGTRASSVEVPPETQYRILQLNRWDVELYEYARDLFLQRFQVARQQERRQARARRQQERRRLRGRLTTKQGRQLKPTETPRQPVSQPVVTEEQLKVKAGGDSVESEVLLPDWWDLDENGTIEDYTDNVEQW, via the exons ATGGATGAGAAGTCCAGTAACAGCAGCCACCACCGGCTCCTGATCGTCCTGCTCATGGTGTTGCTCTTTGGCGTCATTATGGTCCAGTATGTGTGTCCCAGCAGATCTGAGTGCCAGATGCTCCACCAGCTGGGGTCCTGGTTTAAGGACGGCGGTGCAACTGGTTCCCGGAGCGGTGGCAGTGACAGCCAGGACGGCCTGCAGAAAGATCCGTACATCGCAGAGGACGGCGCTCTGGTCCGCTTTGTCCCCCGTTTCAATTTCACCAGAGCAGATTTAAACCGTGTGGTGGACTTCAACATCAAAGGAGATGATGTGATAGTTTTTCTGCACATTCAGAAAACCGGCGGCACGACGTTTGGGCGACACCTGGTGAGAAACATTCAGCTGGAGAGGCCCTGCGAGTGTCACGCAGGTCAGAAGAAATGCACCTGTTACCGGCCAGGTAAAAAGGAAACCTGGCTGTTCTCCCGGTTCTCCACCGGCTGGAGCTGCGGGCTTCATGCGGACTGGACTGAGCTGACCAGCTGCGTCCCGACACGCATGGACTCACGAGAGGCTCCGGAGAACCTGCCCAG GAACTATTATTATATAACCATCTTAAGAGACCCAGTATCACGCTACCTGAGCGAGTGGCGTCACGTGCAGCGCGGTGCTACATGGAGGGCCTCCTTACACGTGTGCGATGGACGTTCACCAACGCTGTCTGAGCTGCCGAGCTGTTACTCAGGGGACGACTGGTCAGGCTGCTCCCTGCAGGAGTTCATGGACTGCCCCTACAATCTGGCCAACAACCGGCAGACCCGCATGCTGGCCGATCTCAGCCTGGTGGGTTGCTACAACGTCTCCACCATGAGCGAGGAGGAGCGCTGGGCAGTGCTGCTGGAGAGCGCCAAGCGTAACCTGCGCGGCATGGCCTTCTTTGGGCTGACTGAGTACCAGCGGAAGACCCAGTATCTGTTTGAGCGCACCTTCAACCTGGAGTTCATCGCGCCCTTCACACAGCTCAATGGCACACGCGCCTCCAGCGTCGAGGTCCCTCCAGAGACACAATACAGAATCCTGCAGCTGAACCGATGGGACGTAGAGCTGTATGAGTACGCCCGTGACCTTTTCTTGCAGCGTTTCCAGGTGGCGAGGCAGCAGGAGCGCAGGCAGGCCAGGGCAAGGcggcagcaggagaggaggcgGCTCCGTGGAAGGCTCACAACAAAGCAAGGGAGGCAGCTGAAGCCCACAGAAACACCCCGTCAGCCTGTGAGCCAACCCGTAGTGACTGAGGAGCAGCTGAAGGTTAAAGCTGGAGGAGACAGCGTGGAGTCAGAAGTGCTGCTCCCAGACTGGTGGGATCTGGATGAGAACGGCACCATCGAGGATTACACGGACAATGTGGAGCAGTGGTAG
- the hs6st2 gene encoding heparan-sulfate 6-O-sulfotransferase 2 isoform X1 — protein MDEKSSNSSHHRLLIVLLMVLLFGVIMVQYVCPSRSECQMLHQLGSWFKDGGATGSRSGGSDSQDGLQKDPYIAEDGALVRFVPRFNFTRADLNRVVDFNIKGDDVIVFLHIQKTGGTTFGRHLVRNIQLERPCECHAGQKKCTCYRPGKKETWLFSRFSTGWSCGLHADWTELTSCVPTRMDSREAPENLPSRNYYYITILRDPVSRYLSEWRHVQRGATWRASLHVCDGRSPTLSELPSCYSGDDWSGCSLQEFMDCPYNLANNRQTRMLADLSLVGCYNVSTMSEEERWAVLLESAKRNLRGMAFFGLTEYQRKTQYLFERTFNLEFIAPFTQLNGTRASSVEVPPETQYRILQLNRWDVELYEYARDLFLQRFQVARQQERRQARARRQQERRRLRGRLTTKQGRQLKPTETPRQPVSQPVVTEEQLKVKAGGDSVESEVLLPDWWDLDENGTIEDYTDNVEQW, from the exons ATGGATGAGAAGTCCAGTAACAGCAGCCACCACCGGCTCCTGATCGTCCTGCTCATGGTGTTGCTCTTTGGCGTCATTATGGTCCAGTATGTGTGTCCCAGCAGATCTGAGTGCCAGATGCTCCACCAGCTGGGGTCCTGGTTTAAGGACGGCGGTGCAACTGGTTCCCGGAGCGGTGGCAGTGACAGCCAGGACGGCCTGCAGAAAGATCCGTACATCGCAGAGGACGGCGCTCTGGTCCGCTTTGTCCCCCGTTTCAATTTCACCAGAGCAGATTTAAACCGTGTGGTGGACTTCAACATCAAAGGAGATGATGTGATAGTTTTTCTGCACATTCAGAAAACCGGCGGCACGACGTTTGGGCGACACCTGGTGAGAAACATTCAGCTGGAGAGGCCCTGCGAGTGTCACGCAGGTCAGAAGAAATGCACCTGTTACCGGCCAGGTAAAAAGGAAACCTGGCTGTTCTCCCGGTTCTCCACCGGCTGGAGCTGCGGGCTTCATGCGGACTGGACTGAGCTGACCAGCTGCGTCCCGACACGCATGGACTCACGAGAGGCTCCGGAGAACCTGCCCAG CAGGAACTATTATTATATAACCATCTTAAGAGACCCAGTATCACGCTACCTGAGCGAGTGGCGTCACGTGCAGCGCGGTGCTACATGGAGGGCCTCCTTACACGTGTGCGATGGACGTTCACCAACGCTGTCTGAGCTGCCGAGCTGTTACTCAGGGGACGACTGGTCAGGCTGCTCCCTGCAGGAGTTCATGGACTGCCCCTACAATCTGGCCAACAACCGGCAGACCCGCATGCTGGCCGATCTCAGCCTGGTGGGTTGCTACAACGTCTCCACCATGAGCGAGGAGGAGCGCTGGGCAGTGCTGCTGGAGAGCGCCAAGCGTAACCTGCGCGGCATGGCCTTCTTTGGGCTGACTGAGTACCAGCGGAAGACCCAGTATCTGTTTGAGCGCACCTTCAACCTGGAGTTCATCGCGCCCTTCACACAGCTCAATGGCACACGCGCCTCCAGCGTCGAGGTCCCTCCAGAGACACAATACAGAATCCTGCAGCTGAACCGATGGGACGTAGAGCTGTATGAGTACGCCCGTGACCTTTTCTTGCAGCGTTTCCAGGTGGCGAGGCAGCAGGAGCGCAGGCAGGCCAGGGCAAGGcggcagcaggagaggaggcgGCTCCGTGGAAGGCTCACAACAAAGCAAGGGAGGCAGCTGAAGCCCACAGAAACACCCCGTCAGCCTGTGAGCCAACCCGTAGTGACTGAGGAGCAGCTGAAGGTTAAAGCTGGAGGAGACAGCGTGGAGTCAGAAGTGCTGCTCCCAGACTGGTGGGATCTGGATGAGAACGGCACCATCGAGGATTACACGGACAATGTGGAGCAGTGGTAG
- the zgc:153018 gene encoding transmembrane protein 179-like, protein MELDRRLLLAHCAAHALSVVAGLLVVVPLALNGSAFKGRCALFSSGYWRTEDREELTGQPGDVSHLVVQQWGPPAACQCATFVGIFTVLYGAAQGWRCLFYLHGRHDDTLFSSFLTVLLSVCVLFLSGGASVILSLGFASWCDTVTDHNKRPYSCAESQSVPLYLDVNTSSFYTELSLAQVSLWGVTALWLAQSILAFLRLYHSHSQHISGPCRPREKELLLGHSPSESCSPTPPHPPATPTIFV, encoded by the exons atgGAGCTGGACCGGCGGCTGCTGCTGGCTCACTGCGCGGCTCACGCCCTGTCGGTGGTGGCGGGCTTGTTGGTAGTCGTCCCCCTGGCTCTCAACGGCTCCGCGTTCAAAGGCCGCTGCGCTCTCTTCTCCTCCGGCTACTGGAGGACAGAGGACCGGGAGGAATTGACGGGGCAGCCGGGAGACGTCTCTCACTTGGTGGTGCAGCAGTGGGGCCCCCCGGCTGCCTGCCAGTGCGCCACATTTGTGGGTATTTTCACGGTGCTGTACGGAGCAGCGCAGGGCTGGAGGTGTCTCTTCTATCTGCACGGAAGACACGATGA CACCCTGTTCTCGTCCTTCCTGACGgtgctgctgagtgtgtgtgtgctcttccTGTCCGGAGGGGCCAGTGTTATCTTGTCTCTGGGATTCGCCTCCTGGTGTGACACCGTGACTGATCACAACAAACGGCCGTACAG ctgTGCAGAGTCCCAGTCGGTTCCTCTTTACCTGGATGTGAACACTTCCTCTTTCTACACAGAGCTCAGTCTGGCACAG GTGTCTCTGTGGGGTGTGACGGCTCTGTGGCTGGCTCAGTCCATCCTGGCTTTCCTGCGTCTCTACCACTCTCACAGCCAGCACATCAGCGGGCCGTGTCGTCCCCGAGAGAAGGAGCTGCTGCTGGGACACAGTCCGTCCGAAAGCTGCTCCCCGACACCTCCACATCCCCCGGCAACACCCACCATCTTTGTCTAA